The nucleotide sequence AAATATCACTATGCATACTCTCTGTAAGAAGCTTCTATTTACTTTTATCATGGGATTCTATTTCCGGAATATAGCTCCAATGGTTAGACTTTTCCGCATTGAAATTTCAAAGAGTGTTTCTACAGGTGGCAATAATTACTCCGTTCAACTTTCCTTTGGAGATTCCTGTGCTTCAGTTGATGGGTGCGCTTTATATGGGCAATAAGCCGGTACTTAAAGTTGATAGCAAGGTGAGCTCAAGTCCCTTAGATACATAATGAAGGGAAAACTTTCTCTGTGGCATAAGGTGGCAGTTATGTGAAACCTCTATTATTTCCCCTGACagcaaataaataattttatagggTGCCTAGCAGTGGCCAATATTGGATTTCTGTTCACCGGGggcaaaatttaaatattattatatagaaaattattcttttaattgataAATGATAACTGACACAAGTTATAAATAACAATTTCAGTATTAAATGATAACATGCAAATTTGGTCGAAAACTTTCACCATAGTACATGAGCAAACCTAGTAAAATAATCCCTGCCATAACGACTTTATGCACAATTAAAGTACGATAATTTTAGATCTTACTTTATtggtaaaagaaaatgaaaaggtaAAAGAATCCCAAAccatgaaaatatatttatccaaaATGAGAAATGAGTAGCCCTTAAGTAGTAGAGTGTTCAGAGAACAGGCAAAGCCCGTAATGGACTTTAATCAGTTTAGTTGTTTTAGAATTGCCAAATATTGCCCCACAACTCTTCCTATTTCCTGTTCTTATTTATCAGCATCTTTTATAGGAAATTCTACTTGTGTTTGATCTTCTTGTACTTCTTCATGACATTTTATCTGTTTATCACTATTTGCCTCTTTACTTTTTAACCAACATGTTTCTGTAGGTATCCATTGTCATGGAGCAAATGCTTCGATTGCTCCATGATTCAGGGTTACCTGTTGAGGATGTTGACTTCATTAATGCAGATGGGAAGGCCATGAACAAGTTATTGCTGGAGGTTGGTTTCTATCAAAGTGAGGATGTTTAGTAGTGAATAACTTTAGATCTTTTATCCTGTTTATACAAAAATCAGATGAGGTGGGCCTCTAGTACAATTACTTTGATAATTTACCAACTGACCTGGCCATTATCCTTACCATGTTTTATTATGCATCTGTCATACAATTAAAATGTTATTGGGGTTGGATTTGTTCTGAAATGAAGATGTCTTGGACTATTTGCTGATTAAACTAGCTTTTCTTTGTCTTAAAATCTGCAGACCTTGTGAAGCAGTATGAAGACAACTTCATTCTTTAAAAAGAATGGGGTCTAGACAGTAAATATTCTGGAGTTAATCAATCCTCACATGTGGCTCAAATTATTCTTTgtcgttaaaaattatttgccATTTGGTATGACTTCTTTGAACAATCTTTTGTAAGAATGAACTcaaaatttgaacaactcctaaTATGTTTCTGAATATAACAAGGAGCCTCTGAAAATTTAAGAAGAGCTCAATCACTTCAAGAAAAGCCTGTTATTTTCTCTAGTCAATTCCTTCCAACCACAGTGAAGCTATTATATTGGTGTTTGTTTCATGGCTCATGAAGAAGATTTATACAGTTTATCAGCTTTGCCCGTAACTTTATAAGATTACCTAGTTCTAATATCAAGAATGGTTAATATAAATCATAGCTGTAAGTCAAGAAGGGAGTTTCTTGTTTACATGATAATCATCCATAGTATTATTCTTGCTTTCACCATAATCATCCATTAGTATTAAAATTTTTCCTGCCAACTTTATGACCCTTCTCAGTTTATTTAGTAGATTTGTTTGTCAAATGTGGAAGTCTGAAATGGAAGCTTGGATTTACTTACAACCCATCAAATTACTGTATTAGGCAAATCCACGTATGACTCTCTTCACTGGTAGCTCAAGAGTGGCCGATAAGTTGGCTTTTGACCTAAAGGGGCGAATCAAATTGGAAGATGCAGGATTTGACTGGAAGATCCTCGGGCCTGATGTCAAGGAGGTTTGTTTTCTGAATTTTATCACCATTATTCTTTTCCCCATGCATATAGGTTCTGCAGTTCTACACACCTGATACATTCTTAAAATCTTAAATTGAAGGTGGACTATGTTGCATGGGTTTGTGATCAAGATGCATATGCATGTAGTGGTCAAAAGTGCTCCGCACAATCAATCCTGTTTATGCATGAGGTAAGCTGCTtcattctaattttatatttatatatcattgTACTCCTCTTCTAAATGTTATGATAGATGGATTTTGGTAGTTGTTTCTTGAATCATGGTTGTGTCCTCCTCTCACATTCTCCTAATAATCAAAGTCACTTCTTCACTATGTTATATGCTTATGTAGAACTGGTCTAAGAGTTCACTCCTACGCAAACTGAATGATCTTGCTGCAAGAAGGAAACTGGAGGATTTAACAATTGGCCCTGTTCTTACTGTAAGTctgcccttttctttttcttttttcttttctagtcTCTGTTTAGAACACCTTTCGTAAGCACACAATAATACTCGAAAGAGATGGTCAGAAAATTTGCCTAAAAACATTTATGCCACTATATATTCTGTGCATAGAACTTTCATAATTAACATGTGACTTTAtgatataaatacaaatacaaatatatatattttttgcaattAGGTCTGCTTGATCATTTACTTGAATTTCAACTAACTTGTACTGTTGTACGTGTGTCACCTGAAAAagtttttattcttattggtatgaTATTAGTTATAAGTGCCTAAGGCCGCAgatagaaaaaaggaaaaagaaagaaaaataagtaatTGTTGTAGGTAGGATTATTACTTCATAAAAGTAGTTTGGGTTATTATCTTTATCTGTTTCTTTTCCTGCAGCTATAATGCTTATGGTTGTTTTAAATCTCCTTCTCAAATGTAGCTTACATTCCTAATTGCCTTGATCCTTCTGTACGTGTGCCTGATTGCCATGGCGGTGTTCCTAGAATCTAGTAAAAGCAGTTTTGGGTTGCAGTTCAGAAATTGTGCGTTTCACAAAGGAAAACTATACAGCTGATTTGATTCTTAGTTTTGAGTTAAACATGACATGGAGCATCAATCTGCAAGTGAAAAgggataaataaaatatttgtgcAAAATTAGCATGCCAGTCCCTGGCTTGGAGTGTTGCTGGTATAACACTGTCATGACTCATTGTATTCATTGGTATATATCCATGCTGTGATTTGGTTTGTCTATATAATACCATTATCCACTTTTTTTACTCTTTGACACCTTCACTTCTATAAAGTTGTTGTGTCCACGTTGATCACTTGTCAAACACTGACACTAGGTCACAAATTCTTCTGTACTGTCTGTCACATGTTTTAAACATGTCccattatttttcttgaatttctagaaaatatCCTGTTAAGGATTCCTGCATGTGTCGTGTGTACATAAATGAACCACATAGGTGCAAGTTCGGAAAAATTGCTTAGGGGCCAGATTAATTACAGGGAAATTAGCCACCGACTAATCCCTTTTTGACATCTTGTTTCTATAAACCTTCGAatagtattttctttatttggttttgtaatttctcaattaaatattAGGCTTATAACTTCTCAGGTCCCGTTTCTTTTTATGTGGAATGTGAATTTGAATAGCTTTTTCTTActgttttaatttaataaaacatgGATGCTGTCCATTtgtagaataaaaataaatgccattttttcATTGAGCGTAGTTGAAAAAATGTATGATATCTGTGACTCTACACCTGTATTTTATCTTGCTACCTTATCATGTTGAATCAGTGTACAAGTCTGTATCCATGCTTATTGGAACTGAATCAATTACTTCTTAGTTTGCTGGAATAAGTTACAGTTGGAATCTTCAAATAATTCCTTTCCTTATCAATTGTTCAATTCTTAGCTGATCTATATTGGGGTTTATCTTTTTCTGGTTGCAGTTTACAACTGACGCAATGTTAGAGCACACAAATAAATTGCTTCAGATAACAGGGTCAAAGCTACTCTTCGGAGGAAAAGCTTTAGAAAACCATTCTGTTCCCCCAATATATGGTGCTATAAAGCCAACCGCTGTCTTTATTCCACTAGAAGAAATACTTAAGGATAGCAACTACGAGCTTGTAACTAGAGAAATTTTTGGACCCTTCCAGGTAAATGTGGGGGCGCAAATTGAAATGCACGTGCTTGTgtgcgtgagagagagagagagagagagagtctttATGTTTTTACTTGTCCTGATTTCTCCAATATATATGAACCCTAAAGCACGGTACTGTTTAAATCTCAGATAATAACAGAGTACAATGATGACCAGCTTCCAATGGTTCTGGATGCCCTCGAAAGAATGCATGCACATTTAACAGCTGCTGTGGTCTCAAATGATCCATTGTTCTTGCAGGCAAGATggattctattttcttattctttgctAGAGTtgaaatttacatattttcgcCCCTCATTCCCCCAAACCAAATACTTTGTTAAACTTAGTCAGTATTCTTCGTCATTTTTGCCAGTCAACTTATTCGCCGAAACTCAATTTGCAGGAGGTTATCGGGAAATCAGTTAATGGAACTACATATGCCGGATTAAGAGCAAGAACAACCGGAGCTCCACAAAACCACTGGTAGGTCGAAAACCCATGACTATTTGTATCTTTTGCATCAGAGGTACCATATTGAAAGCTCAATATCTGCCTGAACTGGATGAATTGCTGCAGGTTTGGGCCGGCCGGAGATCCAAGGGGAGCGGGAATAGGGACTCCTGAAGCAATAAAGCTGGTTTGGTCTTGCCACAGAGAAATCATATATGATTTTGGTCCTGTCCAGCAGAACTGGGAAACTCCTGCTGCCACTTAAAGTAGGTACTCATTACCGACGCAAATCAGATATCAACTAGAATCCACATTATGCTATTCAATGATTCTTAAAACGTTTTAGCGTATTCGTTGGTCCTAGAATCATTAGGAGATAATTTTGTTCTGAACGCCGAGTTTTATTTCATCTTatcattgtttttattttcttttagttttacaGTGACGATATAAACTAACAAAGATTTAAAGCAACCTAACAAAACATTTCTATGCTTGGTTCGGATCTGAGTTAGGTAtccaaatttgtttttaaatgcaTACacattaattttgtatttgtacCGAAAATATTTGATGTTGGAAGCCAAGCATTAAAAAATTGGACACTGTCGTGCCTATTGGTGTAATTTTCCGTTGGATTTAGTTttggtttcaaaattaaaaagatttatcaaaattttaggctgagttctttttattttttattttttaatttttaatttttagttttaaatttttttttaattttttattttagtagtctttttagaaaattgaaaacggttctctttgtaattttaaaaaattattttagaaaattaaaaatgggttctttttgtaattttaaaaaattattttttaaaatagaaaattaaaaaatattttttttgaaattttgaaaataattttttaataatattttatttaataaatttgattatttagtaaatgaaaatatttaatatttataaattattaaaaaaatatctatattttaaagttaataaattttataatattttttttattataataataaaatatgaataaataaataaataaataaatgtgttttgaataaaaatatttaaaataattttttattattttaagtttttttttaatttttttattatttttaaaaataataaagggcgtatttttattattttaaaaaattaaaaattaaaaataacataaaaatagtaaaaataaacaaagataacgtaactttaatttttgatattttgatgtaatttttttttcttggttttttttatccaaacaaaaaaaggtaaaatgtccaatcaaatggatttttgtggaaaaattgGGAGATTAAATGGAGGataaatactataatttttttaaaattatttaaattgatttggcattaattttcattcatttatattGAAAATCTCCATGAAATAAATTAGTGGAGAAAATGTAATTGTCacattaatttttgtaaatttatatttaaaaattattttaaaatattattattttaaagaagtagtatttaaaaaagaataatgctattggtacacttttgtgtatattttagattacataaatgtgtattaatgataaaaatgtcTCTCATGAAGCGTATAGAAACGTGTGAGGCGCATGGAgatgaggggtattttagttataatatttttttgtgtagtttaagatataaaaaataatgtatatttaGCATGATTCTTTAAAAAAGACAAGTAAAGTTCAAGCTGGCTCAacatcaaaacagaaaaaagatGTTCAAAATGTATGAATATTGATGTGCCAAGTCATTGCTACTAAAATGGtagaataaaaaatgaaggTATGGATcagttttagaaaataatttttaatttttaattttaattttataactaaaaatattctaacattTTGCATTTCAAAACTGTATAGTATTTATCAGTGTTTTAAAAATCAGCTTAGGTGGCTGCCTAGGTGCTGTAAAGGCACGGGACAATCCTTGACCGTTGCAATTTTGGCCTAATTGGCCCTTTTAGGCGTCGGCCTGACTGATTGATGTCGAGCAATGCCTAATTGGCCATGACATTTGCCTAATCGCATAGGCTGCCTAGCCTCATTAATCGCCTTGACCGCACATTAAGTTCAGTATAAGTTGcttggagttttttttttttctcttatccATTCTCTTTTTCGTCTCACCATCGCCGCTTGCTTTCTCTGTTGTCGTTACTGATCGATCGTCTCTAttactttctttttctatttcagCCTCTCTCATCGCGCATTGTCGCCGCCTCTTGTGGACAATGAACTCACTGTTGCGGCTTGCTCTCTCTAGTTGCAACCATCATCAACATTGTCATCGTTGCTTGTAGGAAGATTTGTTTTCTCTGGTtgctccttctctctttctctctaagACTCAACCTTTGCTCTCTCTGGTTGCTTTCTCTCGCCCATTTGGTTTATATAtgcacaatattatatatataatataataattctataatatataagcatatcaTATATAGGAtgtgtttataaattttatatatatataatagagatagatttatatatatatataacctctatatatatgatttgtttatatatatatatatatgaatatacatgtATTTaggataatataaattttatttaaataattttttcatgtaCCGCTTAGGGGCTTAGGTGCTAGGCCCTAGTCTGGCGCCCAATTANNNNNNNNNNNNNNNNNNNNNNNNNNNNNNNNNNNNNNNNNNNNNNNNNNNNNNNNNNNNNNNNNNNNNNNNNNNNNNNNNNNNNNNNNNNNNNNNNNNNAAAATTCCAGAAATTGATTCAAATGGTGCTTTGTGTGTTCGGACAAGGAATCGTTGGCTTGTAGGTACTGAACTCCTCCTTTTTGGAAGGATATTATGTCCTTTGTGATCTACAAATATAGCCTATTGACAAATTTGTGGTCGATCAGTACCAATATGAATCAAGGTAGATGCTTGATTGAGTCTGCAAGTCTCGGGGAAACTGCAATTGTGGCAGGAGGCTGTGACCTAAAAGGAAATATCTTGCAATCGGCAGAGCTGTATGACTCGAATACTGGTAGCTGGACAACTCTTCCGGACATGAACACGCCGAGAAAAATGTGTTCAGGGTTTTTCATggatggcaagttttatgtcaTTGGTGGAATTGGGCGAGGCAATCGCACGCTGATATCAGGAGAGATGTATGATATGGAGACGAGAACGTGAACTGAGATTCCTAGTATGTTCCCTTCACACAATCCTGAAGCTGAGCCACCTGGCACAAACAAGGCGCCTCCTCTGGTTGCAGTTGTAAAGAACGAGCTCTATGCAGCAGATCCTGAAGAATTAGTAGTGAGGAAATATGACAAGGAGAAAGAATGTGTGGGCTACAATTGGGCCATTGCCTGAAAGTTCACATTCCATGCATGGTTGGGGGATAGCATTCAGGGCTTGCGGAGACCAACTTCTTGTCATTGGCGGAACCAGATATGGACAGCTCGTGGAGATTAATGGTTGGGTTCCGGATGCGGGTCCTCTTCGGTGGAACTTACTGGGTAGGAAGTATTTAGGAAACTTTGTCTATAATTGCACCGTGATGGGTTGCTGAAGTTGATGAATGGACATAGGGTTCTGGCTGGTTGATATCGCTGCCTTTCTTTTGCgggaaaaattcaaattttgctCAACTTCATGAACATTTCGTTGGAGGAGGTATTGAGGCTTATCTATCTTATTTCTGCTATGTGTCCTCTTCAGCTGCAAATGGCACCCTTTTTAGTCTGGACTGTTGCTTTTGCCCTATGTTGGTATCATAGATTATGGTCCTAGATTAATAATTATAAGTTACTACTAAGTTTTTTTTGGGTTTATCAGTATCTGCAGAAGGTCTTCTGAGTAACCAGAAACTTTTATTGGTTTATGTTCTTGTTATCTTTTTCCGTGGAACTTTGAAGAATGAAATTGCCTAGTTTCCTTACCTTTGTTTGTCCAAATGCttatatatcttttacagaataTTGTTGAGTGCCGGCTCTTTTTACTCACCATACAGGGGTATACTATTGACATGAATGATGCTTAACATTGTCTATAATTAATTGCAAAATTGTGAATATCTATGTGTTATGAATTCACATGACAGTAACAATCTTAAGCTGCCACGGTTTTTTGTTGCATGCGATATATTGTTTATACTGTTACTATACATCTACATTTTTTCCAAGTCACTGATTAGTAACAATCTTGAGCTGTCGCTATTCTTTGATGGTACAAATTTTGCTTATTGAAAAATAAGGATggagttatattttttattagtagactattatttgtgaaaattaGTTAGAGATGGTTTTGTTATATCCAAAATCGAATAAAATGATTGGAAtgaaaaagatattaaaaaacaCCAAATAGATCATAAagttaaatacataattttttgttcaatcattcctagtgaatatgaaaaattatctgCTTGTTATACATCACATgaaatttagagaaaattagaaataatatatGAAGATACTGATCAAGTAAATGATACTAAGATTAATCTCTTAATGTCTCAATATAAAGAATTTAAActacttcaaaataaaaatattagtgatatgaatgataaatttcaaaagattataaacaatcttaaaatgttaggaaaaataattttagaggaagattaaattaagaaaattcttagATATCTAACAGTAGATTAGCAACCTTTAATGATTGTTATTTCCCaagctaaaaatttaaaagaattaaaaatagaaaattagttGGAACACTTCTAACtcatgaattaatattaaacaagactaataaaaatattaaaggcAAGAAAACCTTAGTCTTAAAAGCAAATGAAGAAACTAAATctagtgaagaagaagaggaggatgaAACAACCCTTCTATTAAATACCTCCTACTTGCTTTAAATATAAGAAGGTGGACATATGCAATTTGATTGTCCAGAAtataagaaagagaataaagtagaaaataaaatatttaaaaaatcaaggAAACATGTTTTCTCCACATGAGATGCCGATGATTCATCTCAatcagagaagaaaaagaagaagatatggacttagaagaattacaaaaggTATACAAGGAACTTTTCATAAAATATCaacatattaagaaaaaaataaaaaccatcaaGATGAAtcacaaagaagaaaatgaaaaattaaaggttGAAATAATGTCTTTAGacgaaaaattacaaaaactcaacaaaagaaaatgaagataaattaaaagatcaattagctaattttcaagaagaaaacaaaatattaaaaactcaaaataataaatgattagTTCAAAAGAATGCAATAGAAaaaagtttagccacattaatttcaaataaaaattcaaaacccaaaacaaGGTATAAAACACCTaagagagaatggaaacaacCTAGGTGGAAATCTTAACCTAAAAGAAACAACATAGTACAAATGAAGATATCAAAATGGGTGATACAAACTGTTGATCCAActtctcatattaattaaattttgataattaacaaaaaagagaatttttaatatacaaattatagtatttttggtgattaacaaaaagagtatttttattaaatatattaattgtagtaccgagttattttttattaatttataaaatattttttttagcatatgtattaccaaaaatattatttcttgttaaaaatatctttagattaatttataaaaatattttcaaaacatatgcattattaaaaatattattttctattaaaaatatatttaaaaatatatttttattttattaatttattaaatattttttataacagatgaattattaaaaatattattttatattaaaaatatatttttaatatattttaaattaatttataaaatatttttctatcttatgtatcacaaaaataatataacaaactaGGTATGCCATCATGGTTTGATCTCACAACCTCAAGCTAGCCAAAGCCTTCCCTTACTAGTTGATCTACAAGCTCTCTTGAATATTTGAATGCaaattttaagttatactaAGTTTTTCTGCTATAACGATTAGATTTTTAACCGTTGGAAAAGTGCACAAAATAgctataaatacccccaaactcattttttaagtATCCAAGTGCTTCCATTGTATATTTAGAGCACTCCAAAGCTCTCAAATGCTCTCAAGTAAAGCATTCAAGCAATCTGAGGCTCTCGAAACATTATTATACATCCACCGAAGAGGcacaaggtaagaggagaaaatttcttcaaatcttctacaacaaatccgaacttcttcatttgaggttataaatttatttatttatttaaatattattgtcttgtataatttgttcttaattgcttatttgtgtccaagtgtgaacaaattatttgtaacatttaaaatttaggtaaatctagttttcaaggtaagttgGGAAGAAAATCTTGGTATAGTGATTGCCTAGAACCCATtctaatctaggtgtgtatctagttttcaaggtgagctaTTGTGGAAACcttgatgattttgatttagtagaACCCCAAGGGTGATTAGACATTGGAGAGTGAattaggtgtgtgtgaaaatatcgaaccactataaattgtgttgtgcctcatattatttatttttgttatattttgtggcttgcattaattattaatctcaaatataatttattatatttatcaaacatatattcttaaataattattaatcaagaatattcattaaagggagaaaaattttaatcactcaattcactctccttcttgagtggccataccctaagggactaACACAAACAATGAATGAATtagatcacaaaattttaaatgttgttcctcatccacatacatcaaaaataattaaatcatttgattccaatgaagaaagattcaagAGACCCGTCTATAAATGGGTACCCAAAGCTAAAGCATGATCGTTTAAATATGCAAATGTGTGTAAGAACCACAATGGGCAAGAAGTGGTATATGGACAGTGGTTGTTCACGACACATGATCAGTGAGAAACATCTACTTTTAGATCTCGGTCCCAAAGATGGAGGATCTGTCATGTTTGAGGACAATACCAAAGGTAAAGTAGTTGGCATAATCTTCTTAGCATTTGTCAATTTTGTGATGATGGCTATAAAGTTATTTTTAGACAAAGGCATTGTCTCGTTATTGATAATTTCAACTCCATTAATATTTGTGCTAATAGGCAAGACAATGTATATATTGCTAATATTGAGGAAATTAATACAAAATGCCTTATCgtgaaaaatgaagatattcTCTTATGGTATAGAAGATGATGTCATGTTAATCCAgacttaattagaaaaatagcTAATAAAGATTTAGTTATACGTCTCCCCAAGATAAAGCTCAATGAAGAAATATCTTGTGATGTATGTTGCCAAGGAAAAAAAACTAGGGAGCTTTCTTCAAATCTAAGAGTGAAATATCAACTAGTAAATCTCTACAACTCTTGCACATGGTTTTATTTGGATCCACTCAAATTAAAAGTTACAGTGGaaaattttatgcatatattatagtagatgatttttctagatttACATGGGTTATGTTCTTAGCATCAAAAGCTGAatcatttcaaaactt is from Diospyros lotus cultivar Yz01 chromosome 2, ASM1463336v1, whole genome shotgun sequence and encodes:
- the LOC127794985 gene encoding delta-1-pyrroline-5-carboxylate dehydrogenase 12A1, mitochondrial isoform X2 gives rise to the protein MEIQPFVESLSKCPKHGLHNPFKAPERYLMLGDVSKKAAHMLSQPKVFDFFSRLIQRVSPKSYQQALGEVYVTQKFLENFCGDQVRFLARSFAVPGNHLGQQSHGFRWPYGPVAIITPFNFPLEIPVLQLMGALYMGNKPVLKVDSKVSIVMEQMLRLLHDSGLPVEDVDFINADGKAMNKLLLEANPRMTLFTGSSRVADKLAFDLKGRIKLEDAGFDWKILGPDVKEVDYVAWVCDQDAYACSGQKCSAQSILFMHENWSKSSLLRKLNDLAARRKLEDLTIGPVLTFTTDAMLEHTNKLLQITGSKLLFGGKALENHSVPPIYGAIKPTAVFIPLEEILKDSNYELVTREIFGPFQIITEYNDDQLPMVLDALERMHAHLTAAVVSNDPLFLQEVIGKSVNGTTYAGLRARTTGAPQNHWFGPAGDPRGAGIGTPEAIKLVWSCHREIIYDFGPVQQNWETPAAT
- the LOC127794985 gene encoding probable aldehyde dehydrogenase isoform X1 is translated as MLGLLLRREMRARAPQAVFNWIASVSSPRFIHSLPFATVNAEQISGSQPAEVHNLVEGKWTGSSKWNTFLDPLNGEPFIKVAEIDEMEIQPFVESLSKCPKHGLHNPFKAPERYLMLGDVSKKAAHMLSQPKVFDFFSRLIQRVSPKSYQQALGEVYVTQKFLENFCGDQVRFLARSFAVPGNHLGQQSHGFRWPYGPVAIITPFNFPLEIPVLQLMGALYMGNKPVLKVDSKVSIVMEQMLRLLHDSGLPVEDVDFINADGKAMNKLLLEANPRMTLFTGSSRVADKLAFDLKGRIKLEDAGFDWKILGPDVKEVDYVAWVCDQDAYACSGQKCSAQSILFMHENWSKSSLLRKLNDLAARRKLEDLTIGPVLTFTTDAMLEHTNKLLQITGSKLLFGGKALENHSVPPIYGAIKPTAVFIPLEEILKDSNYELVTREIFGPFQIITEYNDDQLPMVLDALERMHAHLTAAVVSNDPLFLQEVIGKSVNGTTYAGLRARTTGAPQNHWFGPAGDPRGAGIGTPEAIKLVWSCHREIIYDFGPVQQNWETPAAT